The segment CGCACGTGCGCCGCCGCCGAGAGGGCGAGCCCCATCAGATCGTAGCCGCCTTCCAGCACCGATACGACCCTGCCGTTGCAGGACGTGTCCGCAATGTCCATCAACCGTCTGGTAATCCAGGAAAAATCCTCCTCGACGAGATTGATGTTGGCGAGTGGATCGCGGGTGTGGGCGTCAAAACCGGCGGAAATCAGGACAAGATCGGGTGCGAATCGTTCGAGGCCGGGCAGCACGATCGCCTCCATCGCCTCGCGGAACTCCGCGCCGCCGGCACCCGGTGCGAGCGGGGCGTTGAAGATGTTGCCCACGCCGCGCTCAGAGATCGCGCCGGTGCCCGGATAGAGGGGCATCTGGTGCGTCGAACCATAGAACAGGCTGGCATCCTCCCAGAAAATGTCCTGGGTGCCGTTGCCGTGATGGACGTCGAAATCGACAACTGCGACGCGCGCCGCCCCGTGCGCCACCTGGGCGTACCTTGCGGCGATCGCGGCTGTGTTGAACAGGCAGAATCCCATCGCCCGGGCGGTTTCGGCGTGATGTCCGGGCGGGCGGACGGCGCAGAACGCGTTGGCAACCTTGCCGGTCATCACCTCGTCGACCGCCGCGAGCGCCGCGCCGATCGCATGCAGTGCGGCATCGAGACTGCCCGGCGACATCGCGGTGTCGGCGTCGATATGGACGATGCCCTCGGCCGGCGACATCGCCGCGATCCGCTCGACATGGGACATCGGATGGGCCAGCGCCGCCTGCTCGAGCGTGCCGCGCGGCGCCTGCTCGCGCACCAGCAGCGCGAAGGCCTCGTCCTCAAGCGCCCGCTCGATCGCCCGGAGGCGATCGGCGCGCTCCGGATGTCCGTAGCCATTGTCGTGTTCGAGGCAGGCGGAATGGGTGAGGTAGAGAGTGGACAACGCGGCAAACCGGTTCGGATCGTCGGCTGGAAGCCTAGCGGCGCCCTCAGGTGATGGCGAGAGGTTTGTTCAGGGCAGAGGCCGTCGCCGGCTTGCTCCGTCCGGCTCACGAGGCGAGCGCCATCTCGGCCGCCTGCACGGACGGTGCGCCGCCGATCACGATCTCGGCGAGCGCGGGCGCCTCCGGCGCGATGTTCTCGGCGAAGAATCGGGCAAGCGCCACCGACCCGGCCGGCGCCTCGCTCGCCAGTGCCCTGGCGGCCAGCGCACCGCGCGCGAGCGCGATGCCGCCCGCAGCGATGCCGAACAGCCTGAGATACGGCGTCGCACCCGCCAGCGCGGCATCCGGATCGGTTGGCATCGTTGCGGCGAGCCAGATCCCTGCCCGCTCCAGCGCATCGACGGCGGCGGCAAGCCGCCCGCCCGTCGCACCGAAGGCCGGATCGTCGATCCGCGCCACCGCCTCGACGATCCGACGCATGTCGGCGATGTAGGCGCCGATCGCCCGCCCGCCCTCCAGGGGCAGCTTGCGGACGACGAGGTCGATCGCCTGGATGCCGTTGGTGCCCTCGTAGATCGGCGCGATGCGAGCATCGCGCAGATGCTGGGCGGCACCGGTCTCCTCGACATAGCCCATGCCGCCATGGACCTGGATGCCGATGGAGGCGACCTCCACCCCGATGTCCGTGGAGAAGGCCTTGGCGACAGGGGTGAGCAGGTTGGCACGCGCCTGCGCCGCCTCCCGTTCGCCGGCCTCGCGCGCATGGCGGGCCAGATCGGCCGCCAGCGCGGTCTCGTAACAGATCGCCCGCGCGGCCTGGGTCAGCGCCTTCATGGTCATCAGGCTGCGCCGTATATCGGGATGGGCGATGATGGCGACGGCGTCCTCCGCCGGCATGCCCGGCAGGCGACCCTGGCGACGTTCGCGGGCATAGGCGAGCGCGGTCTGATAGGCGCGCTCGGCGATCGCGACCCCCTGGATCCCGACACACAGCCGGGCGTTGTTCATCATCGTGAACATGCAGTTCAGGCCGCGGTTGGGCTCTCCGACCAACCAGCCGACCGCGCCCTCGTTGTCGCCGAAGGCCATGACGCAGGTCGGGCTGGCGTGGATGCCGAGCTTGTGCTCGAGGCTGCGGCACCACACGTCGTTGCGCGGCCCGAGACTGCCGTCGGGCTGCACTAGGAATTTCGGCACGAGGAACAGCGACAGGCCGCGCGTTCCGGGCGGTGCATCGGTAAGTCTGGCCAGCACGAGGTGCACGATATTGTCGGTGAAGTCGTGTTCACCATAGGTAATGAAGATCTTGGTGCCGCGAATGAGATAGCTGCCGTCGCCGCGCGGCTCGGCCCGGGTCCGCAGCAGGGCGAGGTCCGAGCCCGCCTGCGGTTCGGTAAGGTTCATCGTGCCCATCCATTCGCCGGACACGAGCTTCCCGAGGAAGATGTCCTTCAGTTGCGGGCTCGCATGGGCATGAATCGCCTCGACCGCGCCAAGGGTCAGGGTCGGGCCGATGCCATAGGCCATCGATCCGGAGTTCCACATCTCCAGCGTTGCCACCGACAGGCTGGTCGGCAGGTCCTGGCCGCCGAACGCGGCCGGCCCCGTCAGGCTCGCCCAGCCGGCCTTGGTCCAGCGGGCATACGCCTCCTTCCAGCCGGGCGGCATCGTTACCTTGCCATCGGCCAGGATCGCGCCGACCTCGTCGCCGATCCGGTTGAGCGGGGCGATCTCCTCCGTGGCGAAGCGGCCGGCTTCGGTCAGGATCGCCTCGACGAGATCGGCGCCGAGATCCCCGAAGGTGCCACGCTCCAGTTCGCGGTCGAGACCGACGACATGACGCAGGGTGAAGACGATGTCGGACACCGGGGCGCGATAGCTCACCTGAACCTCCAGATCGGACGAGACGGCTGGGTATGCTTGACGCTCGGCCAGCGACCCGGCCAATAGGCAGGGCCATGCTGTGGGGACTTTATGCCCTGCTCGCATGACGTCAACGGCAAATCCCGCCGCATGATCTACCTTACGTAAAGGGAAAGTACCCGTGTCGGACCTGATCCGCCTCGACCCCGCCGCCGGTGCCGATCTGCGCGGGACGGTCGCCGCGACGGCAGCCCGGCATCTGGCAGCGGGTGAGCTGGTCGTGCTGCCGACCGAGACCGTCTACGGGCTCGCCGCCGACGCGACCGACAGCGCGGCCGTGGCGCGGCTCTACGCGGCGAAGGGCCGACCAACCTTCAATCCGCTGATCTCGCATGTCGCCGACCGGGCAATGGCGGAGGCGCATGGCCTCTTCGATGCGACCGCCGCGCGGCTCGCCGACGCCTTCTGGCCGGGTCCGCTGACGCTGGTCGTGCCGAGGCGGCCCGGCTCGGCAATCAGCGAACTCGTCACCGCCGGGCTCGATACGGTGGGGCTGCGACTGCCAGACTCGGCGGTTGCCCGCGACGTCGCCCGTCTGCTCGACCGCCCCTTCGCCGCGCCAAGTGCCAACCGCTCCGGCCGGATCAGCCCGACCACGGCCGACGCCGCGATCGAGGAACTCGGCATGGCGGTTGCGCTGGTCATCGATGCCGGGCCGTGCCGGGTCGGCCTCGAATCGACAATCGTCGCCTGCGTCGGCCCCGATCCCGTGCTGCTCAGGCCGGGCGGCATCGCACGCGCGTCAATCGAGGCGGTGCTGGGCCGCCCGCTGGCTCTGCCCGACTTCGCCGATCCGGAGCGGCCGCAAGCGCCCGGCATGCTCGCCGCCCACTACGCGCCGAATGCCCGGGTGCGCCTCGACGCCTGCACGGTGGAACCGGGCGAGGCATTGCTCGCCTTCGGTCCGCGATTGCCGGCTGGCACCGAGCGGGCGGTGATGATCCTCAACCTGTCCGCGGCCGGCGATCCGACCGAGGCTGCCGCCAATCTGTTCACCTGGCTGCGACGGCTGGACGCGTCGGGAGCATCGACCATCGCCGTCGCCCCCATTCCCGACGACGGACTCGGCGAGGCGATCAATGACCGGTTGCGCCGCGCCGCCGTCCGCTAGATCCCGTCCGGAGTAGGGCGCATTTGATTGACGTGGCCGGTCGCGCGGGGACCAGCATCGGACGGTCCGCGCTCTCGCGAATGATCTGCGTGAACGGTTCGGTGCGGGCGTCCGGGTCGACCGCCCGATCGACGGCCGCACCCGCCCCGCAAATGCCAGATGCGCTTCGATGAGTGCCTGATCCGGGCGGGCCGGATCATCGCTACACGCAACCGCTGCTCGGCTCCCATGCCCCGTTGCGTCGCACGTCTCGACGGCGAACCGCGTTCGACCGCACGGGACACTGCTCTGGTCAGGTTCCCTACCAGCCGCCCCCGCCACGGCCGCCACCGCCCCCACCCGAGCCTCCGCCTCCCGACGAGCCAGAGGACCTGGTGGTCGTCGCGCTTCCCAATGCCGCGCTTAGCGAGGATCCGAGGTTGCGAAGCTGCCCGGCGTCGCTGAAGCCGCGCCCCCGGCTGCCGATGCGGTACCACGAGGGCTTCAGATAGGCCTCCGCCTCGCCCCTGCCGCGCGCCGCCTCGATCTCGGCCTTGAACTGCGCACTCCAGGCCGTTTCCAGATCGAGCGCGACCGCATAGGGCAGCATCTCGTGGAAGTGCTCCGGGGTCTTGTCCGGGGGGCTTTCGAACTTCAGCCGGTCCTTTTCGGCCACCGTCATGTAGAGCCGGGTGCCCTCGATCTCATCGAGCGCCTGGCGGCCGAGCGCCGTCGGCGCCTTGAGCAGGTGGTAGAAGACGACGTTGACCAGCGCCGCCAGCAGCAAGGCCACGAACGGCACGGCGCCGATCTGGGCGCCGACGAACAGGAAGAACACGCCAACGACGAAGCACATCATCGTCAGCAGTATGGCCGGGATCAGCGCGCCGAACAGGGCTGCGTACTCGCCTGAGCGGCGGAACAGCGCAACCTGCTTCCACGTCGCGACCGCCGAGTTGCCGGCGACGATCGCCATCGCCGCCGGAACGGCGGCGACAAGCGCCACATCAAGATGGTCCAGAGACAGCAGCGCGGCCGCCAGCCATCCGATCACCGTGATCGCCAGTCCCAGCGCGAACCACTTGCCGTTGCGGTTGAAGTAGATCCGGTTGAAGGTCCGCTCGAAGTGCTTCTCCAGCGCCTTGCTGGCCGCGGTCAGCCGCTGACGGCTCGTCTCCGTTAGCGTCACCTTGTCGGCGCCGGTGAAAAGGGCATCGAACAGGACCCGCTCACCGTCCGACATCGGCTTCGCAGCGGCAGTTCCGGGAGCCACGGACACCGAGCGTGTCGCCTGGGTGCCGTCGATGATGACATGCCCCTTGACGGCGAGGCTGACGAGCGCTGCGGCGAAAGCGGTGGTGTCGTAGCCCATCCGCTCGATGTAGCGCATCGCCGCCGGCGGCAGGGTGGGACGATAGATCGGGATGATCGATCCACCGCGCGGGTCGCGGCCGATCCGATGCCAGACGACCAGATAGTAGCCGAGCACGATTGCCAGGGTCAGGACGGACGCCGCCAGCGACCCCCAGCGCTCCAGCCACTGGACGATGCGCTGGCCGGTCGTGGCAGGCGCAAGGAATCCTGACGGCCAGCCCACCGCCACCGTCAGCCCCTCGCCCGGCTGCAGCGGACGGGTCATGCGGAAGCGCGGATAGCCGTTCTGGGTCTCGTCGATCAGCACATCGCTGCCGGTGTCGCCCCAGTAACCGGAATAGGCCGCCACCTGCGACACCGGCGCGCCGACCGGCGGCACCACGACCGCGGTCGCCTCCAGAATGAGGAAGCTCCACGCGTTGCCGGTTACGTTCCAGTAGATCTCGTCGAATCCGTCGAATCGCCGCGCCTGGTCGCTCATCCGGTAGACGATCCGGTATCGGTAGATGCCGGGCGACAGGAACTGATCCGGATTGCCGAGATAGATGCGGACATTCGCCCCGTCCTGCTCGGTGCGATGCTGCTCCGGAGCGCCGTCGCGCAGGGTCTGCACGATGTCGAGGGTGGCGCGCCCGATACCGAGTACACCGACGCCACCAAGAGCGACGTCACGATAGATGCCCCGCCGGATCTCCCGGCCGAGCGCGACGACCTCGATGTCCTCGGTGACCAGCACCCCGCCATCGGTCTGGACTGCGATGCGCGCATCAAAGCTGCGGATCTCCTCGCGCGTCATGCCGCCAACGGACTGCGCCGCGGACGGGCCTGAACCGCAGATGAGGATGACCAGCGCCAGGCAGGCGCCAAGCAGCTGGAGGCTCGACGGCATTCCGTTCAGGTCCGGCTGAACGATACCGGCACCGGCTGCGAGGCGGCGGTGGCCTCGGTGGCGTCCAGCTCGAAGAATTCGCCCCTGGTGAAGCCGAACTGCCGGGCGACGAGGTTGGACGGGAACTGATCGATCTTGATGTTCAGGTCGCGGACCGACCCGTTGTAGAACCGCCGCGACATGTTGATGCGGTTCTCCGTGTCGGTGAGGTCGGCCTGCAGCTGCAGGAAGTTCTGGTTGGCCTTGAGATCGGGATAGGATTCGGCCAGCGCGAACAGATTCCTCAGCGCGTGCTGCAGGACGTTCTCGCTCTGCGCCTGATGCGCCGGGCTGCCGGTATCGGCCATCGCAAGATTGCGCGCCCTGACGACGGCCTCGAGCGTGTTCGCCTCGTGCGTCATGTAGCCCTTAACCGTCTCGACCAGATTGGGGATGAGGTCGTAGCGCCGCTTCATCTGTACCTGGATGTCGCTCCAGGCCTCCTCGGCGCGCGTCCTCAGCGAAACGAGACCGTTGTAGGTGACGACGACATAGATGCCGGCCGCAACGGCCAGCGCGATGAGCACGTAGGCAACGACCATGGCAGGTACTCCGCATTGGGGCCGCAAGCCTACATAAGCAGGTGACGTAGGGAAATGCCGATTTCGACCTGAGAAAGATCTCGGCCTGAGGAATGTTCCGGCCCACGGAAGCCTGCCCCGCCGGCAAGGCCGGCGGGGCAGTCGGCCGGCATCCGGTTGGGGGCTCGGATGTCGGCCGTGAGGGCACCCGGTTCAGGCTGCGGCCACGCGGGCCGCGCCGAATGCTCGATCCGGATCTTTCATAGGCACATTCGAATAATCGAATTCGGGAACTCCCTTAAGTCAACTTCTCGTAACAATCGCCGGCGCGTAACAAGCCGGAGGCGCGGACTGCACAGCGACCACCAGGCTTGCTGAGACCTCGAACATACGCAACGCCTGCCGCCATGGATCGCGGCTCTGTCGGCCACCCGGTGATCCGGATCCGTTCCCTCGGCGTATCAGCCGCGGTATCAACGAGGGATCTTGAGGCATGCACGCGGCATTCGCCATGACACCCGATCCCGCTGCCACAGCAATGTCGGCATCCGCCGAGCCGATGGCGCTGCTCGTGGCGCGCGTCGCCTTGAGCCGCGACCGCGAGGCGTTTCGGCAGCTCTATTGCCATTATGCGCCGCGGGTGAAGGGCCTGATGCTGCGCAAGGGAGCGAGCCCGGAGCTGGCCGAGGAACTGATGCAGGAAACGATGCTGGCGGTATGGACCAAGGCGTCGCTCTTCCATCCCGGTCGCGGCTCTGTGGCGACGTGGATCTTCACCATCGCCCGCAACCTGCGCATCGACCGGCTCAGGCGCGAGAACGTCCAGCATTTCGAGGATGTGCACGAGCTCGAGATCGCCGAGGGCGATCTGCCCGGCGGCCGCGAGGTGCTTGCCCAGGACGAGGCGGCGATCGCCCGGCAGGAGCAGCGCCGCGTGGCCGAAGCGCTCGGCACCTTGCCCGGCGAGCAAGCCGATATTCTCAGGCTGTCCTTCGTCGACGAGCTGTCGCAGAGCGATATCGCGCAGCGGCTGTCCCTGCCGCTGGGCACGGTCAAGTCGCGCATGCGGCTCGCCTATCGCCGGCTTCGCCTGGCCCTGGAGGAACGGTCGTGAACATTCGCCACCATCCCGACGAAGCGACCCTGTTGGCCTACGCGGCCGGCAGCCTGACCGAGGCCCTGTCCGTGACAGTCGCCGCGCATCTGGCAATGTGCGCACACTGCCGCGCCGCAGTGCGCACCGCCGAGGCGATCGGCGGCGCCTCGCTGGAGAACGCCGAAATCGCTCCGCTGGCGGCCGATTCGCTCGCCCACATGATGGCGCGGATCGAGACCCCGGCGGCGCTGAGGCCGGAGCCCCGGCCGAAGCCCCGCGTCACCGATCCGCGTGTTCCGATGCCGCTCGCCCGCCGTATCGACGGCGGTCTCGACGAGATCCGCTGGCGCTGGATTGCGCCGGGTGTGCGCAGCCACGAGATTTCCGTGTCGCCGAGCGGCGGACGGCTGGTGCTGCTGCGGATTGCGTCGGGCAAGGCGATGCCCGAGCACGGCCATCGCGGCAGCGAACTGACGCTGGTGCTGGCCGGCTCCTACAGCGATGCGACAGGCCGCTATGGCCCCGGTGATCTCGCCGACCTTGACGAGGATCTCGAGCACACTCCGGTGGTCGATTCCGAGGAGGATTGCATCTGCCTCGTGGCGACAGAGGCGCCGACCCGGTTCAAGTCGCTGATCGGGCGGTTGCTGCAGCCCTACCTGCGACTCTGAGGCCATGGCCGCGGCAACCGGAGCGGCCTGGACGACCGCCTGGGTGATCGGCGCCAGCTCCGGGCTCGGCCGTGAGATCGCGCGTCAGCTTGCGGCCCGCGGCGTCAGCGTCGCCGCTTCGGCGCGGCGGGCCGACGCGCTCGAAGTCCTCACTCGCGACAGTGGCGGCGCGATCCGGCCCTATCCGCTCGACATCGTCGACACAAGTGCAGTTCGTGCGGTGGCGGACCGGATCGAGCAGGACCTCGGAACGCCGGACCTGGTGGTGCAGGCAGCGGCCGTCTGGCATCCGTTTCGCCTCGACGACGTCTCGGCGGACAGCTTCGAGCGGTCGATGCAGGTCAACTATCTTGGCAGCGTCAACGTCGTCGCGGCGGTGCTGCCCCGGATGCGGCAGGCCGACCGCGGGACCATCGCGCTGATTGCCTCGGTCGCCGGTTATCGCGGCCTGCCGAAGGCGGCGATCTATGCCCCGACCAAGGCCGCCCTGATCAGCCTGGCCGAATGTCTGCACACCGAGCTGGACGGCAGCGGGGTGTCGGTCAGGATCGTCAATCCCGGCTTCATCGCAACACCGATGACCGCGCGGAACGACTTCCCGATGCCATTCCTGATGCAGCCCGACGAGGCGGCACGGCGCACGATCGACGGGCTGGCCGGACGCGGTTTCGAGACGGCCTATCCCCGCCGGTTCGTGGCCGTCCTCAAGCTGATGCGGCTGTTGCCCTATTCCCTCTACTTCCCGATCATCCGCAAGCTGGTGTCGCGCCGATGAACAGCCAGTCTGAGGCCCGTGCGGCCGTGGACCGCTACAACCGAACGCTCGAGACGCTGCGCCCCGACACGATCGACGATCTGCTGGCGCTGTGCACCGCGGACATCCGTTTTGCCGATCCGTTCAACGACGTGGTCGGTCGCGCCGCGGTCGGACGCGTCTACGAAGACATGTTCGGGAAGGTCCGCGACCTGAAGTTCACCGTGCTCGACTGTCATGGCGCCGGTCCGGTGTATCTGACCCGCTGGCGGTTCGAGGGCCGCATGGGCCGGCTCGGCCACAATGCGGTCGAGGGAATGAGTCACCTCACGCTCGACGGCGACGGGCTGGTGCGGGCCCATATCGACTACTGGGACGCCGCCCGCCTCTACGCGCGCCTGCCGCTGCTCGGAGCCATCCTCGCCGCGATCCGGCGGCGCATCTCTGCCCGCGCCGGCTGAGGCTGCTGGCGACCGTCCGCGGCTCAGTCCCGGGCGGACAGCCGACGGCGCAACTTGCCGACTGCGTCCTCGATGCGCCGGTCGAACCGCGCCAGCGGCGGCTTGATGCCGTTGGCGAACAGCGTCTGTCGCATCTCGTGGGTGGTGCCGGTGAACACCAGCCGGACACCGCGCCGGTGGGCCTTGTGCGCCAGGGTCTCCAGCGTGTTGGCTGCGGTTGAATCGAGGAAGGGAACCGCCGACAGGTCGATCACCAGGGCCCGGTGGCGATCGGCGATGCGGTCCAGTACCGAGCCAATCGAGGCGGCGGCCCCGAAGAAGAACACGCCGGAGATCCGGTAGACGACGACGTCGGGATCGGCGGCGACGGTCTCGTCGTAGGGCGTACGGCCGCCATTGGCGGTGTCGGCGCGGTCCTCCGGCACGAACGGCACAGCCGTCTCGATCGCGGTCATCCGCGACATGCGCTGGATGAACAGCAACGAACCGAGCGCGACGCCGACGACGATACCTTCTGTCAGATCGCGGAAGATCGTCAGCAGGAAGGTCGCCAGCAGGACGGCGGCATCGCCCCACGAGGCCTTCAGCAAGGCGGCGAAGGCCTGCTTCTCGGCCATGTTCCAGGCGACCACGATCAGGACAGCGGCAAGGCTCGCCAGCGGAATGAAGCGCGCCAGCGGCGCCGCCACCAGCACGAAGCCGAGCAGGAAGACCGCATGCAGCATGCCCGCGATCGGGCCGTGCGCGCCGGCCCGCACGTTAGTCGCGGTGCGCGCGATCGTGCCGGTCACGCAGATGCCGCCGAACAGCGCGGAGCCGATATTGGCGATGCCCTGGGCGACCAGCTCACAGTTCGAACGGTGCCGGCGCCCGGTCATGCCGTCCGCAACCACGGCCGAGAGCAGCGATTCGATCGCCCCGAGCAGGGTGAAGCTCACCGCGCTGGGCAGGACGGCCACCACCTTGGCGAGGCTCATCTGCGGCAGCGCCGGCATCGGCAGGCTGGCCGGGATGCCGCCGAAGGCGGAGCCGATGGTGGCGACCGGCAGATCGAGCAGCGCGGTGGCGAGCGTTGCGATGGCCACCGCCATGAGCATGCCGGGCCAGTGCGGGCGCACCGCCTTGAGCCCGGCGATGGCGGCCACCGTGGTCGCCGACAGCGCCACCGTGACGGGATCGACGGTGGCGGCGGCTTTCCACAGCGCCGGCAGCTTCTCGATGAGCGGACCAGGCTCCGGACCGGCGAGTGCAAGACCGAACAGGCTCTTGATCTGGCTCGCGGCGATGATCACCGCGATGCCGGCCGTGAAGCCGACCGTCACCGGATAGGGGATGAACTTCACGTAGGTGCCGAGCCTGAGCAGCCCGACGGCGACGAGCATCACCCCTGACATGAGGGTGGCCAGGATCACCCCGTCCATGCCGTGGGCAGCGGCCGTGGTGGCGACCAGCACGATGAAGGCGCCAGCCGGCCCGCCGATCTGGAACCGGCTGCCGCCGAGTGCGGAAACGAGAAATCCGCCGACGATCGCCGTGTAGAGCCCCTGCGCCGGTGTCGCACCGGAAGCGATGGCAATGGCCATCGAAAGCGGCAGCGCGACGATGGCGACGGTCAGCCCGGCCAGGGCGTCAGATCGCAGGTTCGCGACGCTGTAGCCTTCGCGGAGGACGGTGACCAGCTTCGGGGTGAACAGTTCGACGAAGCTCGGTGCGGCCTCAACCGCTGTGGTCCTCGATGGTCTCATGCGTGCTGCGCCCTCAACAGGCGCGGCGGGAATTGTCCGGCCGGGGTCGGTGTTCCCGTC is part of the Tepidamorphus gemmatus genome and harbors:
- a CDS encoding nuclear transport factor 2 family protein — protein: MNSQSEARAAVDRYNRTLETLRPDTIDDLLALCTADIRFADPFNDVVGRAAVGRVYEDMFGKVRDLKFTVLDCHGAGPVYLTRWRFEGRMGRLGHNAVEGMSHLTLDGDGLVRAHIDYWDAARLYARLPLLGAILAAIRRRISARAG
- a CDS encoding DUF2207 domain-containing protein, with translation MPSSLQLLGACLALVILICGSGPSAAQSVGGMTREEIRSFDARIAVQTDGGVLVTEDIEVVALGREIRRGIYRDVALGGVGVLGIGRATLDIVQTLRDGAPEQHRTEQDGANVRIYLGNPDQFLSPGIYRYRIVYRMSDQARRFDGFDEIYWNVTGNAWSFLILEATAVVVPPVGAPVSQVAAYSGYWGDTGSDVLIDETQNGYPRFRMTRPLQPGEGLTVAVGWPSGFLAPATTGQRIVQWLERWGSLAASVLTLAIVLGYYLVVWHRIGRDPRGGSIIPIYRPTLPPAAMRYIERMGYDTTAFAAALVSLAVKGHVIIDGTQATRSVSVAPGTAAAKPMSDGERVLFDALFTGADKVTLTETSRQRLTAASKALEKHFERTFNRIYFNRNGKWFALGLAITVIGWLAAALLSLDHLDVALVAAVPAAMAIVAGNSAVATWKQVALFRRSGEYAALFGALIPAILLTMMCFVVGVFFLFVGAQIGAVPFVALLLAALVNVVFYHLLKAPTALGRQALDEIEGTRLYMTVAEKDRLKFESPPDKTPEHFHEMLPYAVALDLETAWSAQFKAEIEAARGRGEAEAYLKPSWYRIGSRGRGFSDAGQLRNLGSSLSAALGSATTTRSSGSSGGGGSGGGGGGRGGGGW
- a CDS encoding acyl-CoA dehydrogenase family protein → MSYRAPVSDIVFTLRHVVGLDRELERGTFGDLGADLVEAILTEAGRFATEEIAPLNRIGDEVGAILADGKVTMPPGWKEAYARWTKAGWASLTGPAAFGGQDLPTSLSVATLEMWNSGSMAYGIGPTLTLGAVEAIHAHASPQLKDIFLGKLVSGEWMGTMNLTEPQAGSDLALLRTRAEPRGDGSYLIRGTKIFITYGEHDFTDNIVHLVLARLTDAPPGTRGLSLFLVPKFLVQPDGSLGPRNDVWCRSLEHKLGIHASPTCVMAFGDNEGAVGWLVGEPNRGLNCMFTMMNNARLCVGIQGVAIAERAYQTALAYARERRQGRLPGMPAEDAVAIIAHPDIRRSLMTMKALTQAARAICYETALAADLARHAREAGEREAAQARANLLTPVAKAFSTDIGVEVASIGIQVHGGMGYVEETGAAQHLRDARIAPIYEGTNGIQAIDLVVRKLPLEGGRAIGAYIADMRRIVEAVARIDDPAFGATGGRLAAAVDALERAGIWLAATMPTDPDAALAGATPYLRLFGIAAGGIALARGALAARALASEAPAGSVALARFFAENIAPEAPALAEIVIGGAPSVQAAEMALAS
- a CDS encoding histone deacetylase family protein — encoded protein: MSTLYLTHSACLEHDNGYGHPERADRLRAIERALEDEAFALLVREQAPRGTLEQAALAHPMSHVERIAAMSPAEGIVHIDADTAMSPGSLDAALHAIGAALAAVDEVMTGKVANAFCAVRPPGHHAETARAMGFCLFNTAAIAARYAQVAHGAARVAVVDFDVHHGNGTQDIFWEDASLFYGSTHQMPLYPGTGAISERGVGNIFNAPLAPGAGGAEFREAMEAIVLPGLERFAPDLVLISAGFDAHTRDPLANINLVEEDFSWITRRLMDIADTSCNGRVVSVLEGGYDLMGLALSAAAHVRTLMQG
- a CDS encoding SDR family NAD(P)-dependent oxidoreductase, with protein sequence MAAATGAAWTTAWVIGASSGLGREIARQLAARGVSVAASARRADALEVLTRDSGGAIRPYPLDIVDTSAVRAVADRIEQDLGTPDLVVQAAAVWHPFRLDDVSADSFERSMQVNYLGSVNVVAAVLPRMRQADRGTIALIASVAGYRGLPKAAIYAPTKAALISLAECLHTELDGSGVSVRIVNPGFIATPMTARNDFPMPFLMQPDEAARRTIDGLAGRGFETAYPRRFVAVLKLMRLLPYSLYFPIIRKLVSRR
- a CDS encoding L-threonylcarbamoyladenylate synthase translates to MIRLDPAAGADLRGTVAATAARHLAAGELVVLPTETVYGLAADATDSAAVARLYAAKGRPTFNPLISHVADRAMAEAHGLFDATAARLADAFWPGPLTLVVPRRPGSAISELVTAGLDTVGLRLPDSAVARDVARLLDRPFAAPSANRSGRISPTTADAAIEELGMAVALVIDAGPCRVGLESTIVACVGPDPVLLRPGGIARASIEAVLGRPLALPDFADPERPQAPGMLAAHYAPNARVRLDACTVEPGEALLAFGPRLPAGTERAVMILNLSAAGDPTEAAANLFTWLRRLDASGASTIAVAPIPDDGLGEAINDRLRRAAVR
- a CDS encoding LemA family protein gives rise to the protein MVVAYVLIALAVAAGIYVVVTYNGLVSLRTRAEEAWSDIQVQMKRRYDLIPNLVETVKGYMTHEANTLEAVVRARNLAMADTGSPAHQAQSENVLQHALRNLFALAESYPDLKANQNFLQLQADLTDTENRINMSRRFYNGSVRDLNIKIDQFPSNLVARQFGFTRGEFFELDATEATAASQPVPVSFSRT
- a CDS encoding ChrR family anti-sigma-E factor; its protein translation is MNIRHHPDEATLLAYAAGSLTEALSVTVAAHLAMCAHCRAAVRTAEAIGGASLENAEIAPLAADSLAHMMARIETPAALRPEPRPKPRVTDPRVPMPLARRIDGGLDEIRWRWIAPGVRSHEISVSPSGGRLVLLRIASGKAMPEHGHRGSELTLVLAGSYSDATGRYGPGDLADLDEDLEHTPVVDSEEDCICLVATEAPTRFKSLIGRLLQPYLRL
- a CDS encoding sigma-70 family RNA polymerase sigma factor, with the translated sequence MHAAFAMTPDPAATAMSASAEPMALLVARVALSRDREAFRQLYCHYAPRVKGLMLRKGASPELAEELMQETMLAVWTKASLFHPGRGSVATWIFTIARNLRIDRLRRENVQHFEDVHELEIAEGDLPGGREVLAQDEAAIARQEQRRVAEALGTLPGEQADILRLSFVDELSQSDIAQRLSLPLGTVKSRMRLAYRRLRLALEERS
- a CDS encoding SulP family inorganic anion transporter, encoding MRPSRTTAVEAAPSFVELFTPKLVTVLREGYSVANLRSDALAGLTVAIVALPLSMAIAIASGATPAQGLYTAIVGGFLVSALGGSRFQIGGPAGAFIVLVATTAAAHGMDGVILATLMSGVMLVAVGLLRLGTYVKFIPYPVTVGFTAGIAVIIAASQIKSLFGLALAGPEPGPLIEKLPALWKAAATVDPVTVALSATTVAAIAGLKAVRPHWPGMLMAVAIATLATALLDLPVATIGSAFGGIPASLPMPALPQMSLAKVVAVLPSAVSFTLLGAIESLLSAVVADGMTGRRHRSNCELVAQGIANIGSALFGGICVTGTIARTATNVRAGAHGPIAGMLHAVFLLGFVLVAAPLARFIPLASLAAVLIVVAWNMAEKQAFAALLKASWGDAAVLLATFLLTIFRDLTEGIVVGVALGSLLFIQRMSRMTAIETAVPFVPEDRADTANGGRTPYDETVAADPDVVVYRISGVFFFGAAASIGSVLDRIADRHRALVIDLSAVPFLDSTAANTLETLAHKAHRRGVRLVFTGTTHEMRQTLFANGIKPPLARFDRRIEDAVGKLRRRLSARD